The Gammaproteobacteria bacterium DNA segment ACTGGGGCTCCGGCGGAACATGGCCGGCGCTCGACGAGATCCCTGATCTCGCGGTCCTGCTGTTCTTCGATGGTGTGGGTCAAGAGCCAGGAGACCAAGGATGAGCACGTACGCGTTCATGCGCTGGCTCGAATCAACGCCATCTCGCTACGACCGTGGCATTCGCCTCTTGAGCCGGGGCCGCATCTCCAGCGTCTACGACCGCGTTGCCGAGCTGGCGGCAGGACCCGGGCTGCGCGTCCTCGACGTCGGCTGCGGAACCGGAGGGGTCACCGTGGCGTGCGCTGCACGGGGAGCCGAGACCATCGGGATCGACCGGAATGCCGGCATGCTCGAGATCGCCACCGCGAAGCCGGCCCCAGCTGCCGGGAGCGTCGAATGGGTGGAGTTGGGAGCGGCCGAGATCGAGGACCGGTTCGATCCCGGAACGTTCGATGCTGTCGTATCGTGTCTCACTTTCAGCGAGATGTCTCCACAAGAGCGCGATTATGTGCTCGGGATCATCCATGATCGGCTTCGCCCAGGAGGTCGGCTGATAATCGCCGACGAGGTGGAACCGGCAAGTTGCGGTGCCCGACTCCTCTACCGAACCTTGCGGATGCCCGTGATCGCGGCGACTTGGATGCTCACCCAGACGACCACACACCCGGTTCGCGACCTCGCCGACGCTGTGCGCCGAGCGGGCTTCGTGGACGTCGACGAGGAGCACCCGTGGCCGGCCTTCGTCATCTTGAGTGCGAGGAGACCATCATGAGCGCACTGGACTCCGTGTTCGACACGGCGTTGAGATTCTTGCCACATCGCTCCAAGACGGGGCTCTTCCCGATCGGTAATCCCGACCGCTCTTCGCCCGTAGTGGTCACGGGCAACTACACGCTCACCGTGCGACGGGTACGCAAAGCGCTGCAAGGCGAGAATGTCTGGCTGCTCGTTGCGGACAGCAAGGGCATCAACGTGTGGTGCGCCGCAGGGGGTGGTCATCTCACCCATCACGACGTGATCGCCGCGCTGCGAACGTCGCGAATCGCAGACCGGGTCGACCACCGGGAACTGGTCCTGCCCCAGTTGAGCGCCACCGGGGTCGAGCGACGTCGCGTCGAGGAGGCGACCGGATGGCACGTGACGTGGGGACCGGTCCACGCGACGGACCTCCCTGCATTCCTACGACGGGGCCGGCACGCCGTGAGGGAAGAGCGATCCGTGCGCTTCCCATTGAGTGACCGCCTCCAGATGGCGGTGATGTGGACTGCCCCGATGGTGCCGATCCTGTGGTTGATCCTGTGGCCGATCACGGGACCGCTACCGGCGCTCATCGACGCGGCGTCCGTCACAGCCATCGTGCTGGCGCTCTTCGCAGGCATGCCCTGGCTGCCGCTGAAAACGCATCGAGGGTTGCACGTCTACGGCATCCTGGCCCTCGTCGGGTTCGGATTCGGCCTTGCCCTGTTCGCCGTCGCCGAGGCAGTGACGGCAAGGAACCTCATCGCGCTCGCCGGCGCCTGTGTGATCGGGACCGGGATCGTTTCGGTGGACGTCGCCGGTTCGACACCACTGCTGTCCAGTTCGGTCAACCCGAGTGACTTCAAGGTCGAGTTGATCGCCGACCGATGCACCGGGGCAGCGCAGTGCGTGCTGGTGTGCCCGCGTGATGTGCTCGTCATGAACGGTCACACTCACAAGGTAGAGATTGCCCGGCCGGCCAACTGCATCTTGTGTGGCGCCTGCATCGTCCAATGCCCCGAAGATGCCCTCCGTTTCCGCTTCGACGACGGGAGGGTCGTCGAACCGGCGACGGTGCGAACGACACGTCTCAATCTGCTGGGCAAGCGCACGATCGGCGTGCCCTAGGATCGCTCACGCGAGCAGCAGTTTCTCGAGCCTTCTCGCCGCGATCACAACTCCCACCAGGCCCATCACGACCAGGAACCCGATGTGGTAGATCATGCTCCACTCGAAGATACCCAGGGTGAGCGAGCGGATCACGACGACTCCGTGATACAGCGGCGACAGTTGCGCCATCCACCGCAGCCACTCCGGATACACGCTGAGTGGATAGAACGTCGCCGAGAATAGGAACAGCGGCAGCGTGACAAGCTGAATGAGATCGAAGTCCTGCCAGGACCGCATGAACGAGGTAGCCGCCATGCCTGCCGCAGCGAACCCGAAGCCGAGCAGGAGCGCCGCAGGAACGGCGAGCAGCCCCCACAGCGACGACATCAGGCCCATGATCCACATCACGACGAGGAAACCCGCCGCATAGAGGGCTCCCCGAAACAACGACCACGTGATCTCTCCGATGGCGATGTCGCCGGGCGCCATCGGGGTCGCCAGTACTGCGTCGTAGATCTTCGCGTATTTGAGCTTGAAGAAGATGTTGAACGTCGATTCGTAGACGGCGCCGTTCATGGCCGCAGCACCGAGCAGCGCAGGCGCCACGAACGCCGCATAGGAGATCGGTTCCCCGGTGGGCCCCACGACGTCACCAACGAGTTTGCCCAGTCCGATGCCGATGGAGAAGAGGTAGAACAGCGGTTCGAAGAATCCGGAGAAGATGACGATCCATGCGTGCCGATACACGAGGAAGTTCCGTTCCAGGAGATGTCGTGCCCGCCGACCTCCCATCACCGACGGCGGCACGATCCTGGCCATGAGCGTTCTGGTGGTCATTGCCCCAGCTTCCTCGTGAACGTGTGGATCGCCACGAGCGTGCCTCCGACGATCCATGCCAGCAGGTATGCCACATGCACGAGCGGCGGGAAGGTCGTGCCCAGACCGAGCGCCGTCGCACGCGTCAGTTCGACGCCATGCCACAGCGGCACGGCGTAGGCGAGCGGCTGCATCCAGCCGGGAAGCTGTGTGATCGGAAAGAACGTCCCGGAGAACAGGAACATGGGAACGATCCCGAATCGGAAGAGGTTGCTCAGTCCCGTGTCGCGCTTCAGCCATGCCGCGTAGCCGCTGACCGGTGCGGCGAACGCCAGGCCGGTGAGCACCGCGGGGATCACCGCCAGCAGACCTGCACCGACGGCCACCGCCCCGAATGCAGCCATGACGAGGACGAACACGGTCGAGACGAAGACCATGCGAATGCCGACCCAGCCGAGATGACCGATGACGAGGTCCGGGATCCTGATCGGTGTGGCCAGCGTGGCGAAGTACGTCTTGGTCCACTTGATGCCCGCCATGACCGGCCACGACCCGTCACCTGCGCCCGTCTGCATGGCCGCCGCGGCGAGTAGCCCGGGAGCGAGGAAAGCCAGGTAGGGAATGCCGATCGACGCAGTCCCGGCGCCACGGTTCACGAGCGTGCCGAGGCCAACCCCCATGCCCAGCAGGTACAGCACCGGACTGAGGAAGGTCGAGATGACACTTCCCCGCCACGTGCGCCGGTACACCCGGGCGTGCGCTTCGACAACACGGATCGCAGCCGCAGCCATCAGTCGATCAGACTCCGGCCGGTGAGACGCAGGAACACGTCTTCGAGCGTGCTGCGACGAACCACCACCGTTTCGGGTTTCAGCCCGCGCTTGGCCACCTCGGCGGCAGTCCGGTCGCCGTCGTCGGTGTACAACAGGACGCTGTCGGGGAGAACTTCCGTCCGTTTCGACAGGCCCTCGAGAAGCGGCAGCGCCTCCTCCTGACGACCCAGCGGGAACCGCAGTTCGACGACGTCACGTGTCGAGTGAGTTTCGATGAGTGTGCGTGGTGATCCCTCTGCGACGATCTTCGCCTTGTCCATCACGACGAGGCGGTCACACAGCTGCTCGGCCTCATCCATGTAGTGGGTCGTGATGATGAGCGTCACCCCTCCCTGTTTGAGCCGGTAGAGCCTATCCCAGAGAGCGTGGCGAGCCTGTGGGTCGAGGCCGGTGGTCGGCTCGTCCAACAGGAGCACGTCGGGCTGGTTGATCAGGGCCCGAGCAATCGTCAAGCGCCGCTTCATCCCGCCGGAGAGATTCTCGACCTGGGCGTCACGCCGTTCCGTGAGTTGGGCGAACTCAAGCAGTTCGTCTGCCCGATCGATGATCACCGATCGGGGCAGATCGAAGTATCGCCCGTAGACCAACAGGTTCTCGAAGACCGACAGTTCATTGTCGAGATTGTCTTCCTGGGGGACGACGCCGAGCCGCGCCCGAATGAGCGATCCCTGCTTGGCAGGGTCCATCTCGAGAACTCTCAGCATTCCCTCGGTGACCGGCGATACGGCGCCGATCATCCGCATGGTGGATGTCTTTCCTGCGCCGTTCGGTCCGAGGAACCCGAACGCCTCGCCGTACTCGACGGCGAAGTCGATGGCGTCGACTGCGGTGAAATCGCCGAATCGTTTAGTGAGCGCGCGTGCGAATACGAGGGGGCCGGTCATGGGCGCACCAGAGTACACGGAGTCACGCGCCAGTACGTCGGCATTTGCGTCTCCCCGTACCGGCTGTCGCGACGGGGATGCGTGACCGGCAGTTGGATCTGCCAACCGGCTACCGGCGACATCATGCCAGGTCAGGCACGCCGCCTAACCGGGATCATGATCCGCCGGATTCCTTCATCTGTCGCGCTCCCCAGAACATGAGGAAGGCGCCAAGGTAG contains these protein-coding regions:
- a CDS encoding methyltransferase domain-containing protein; this encodes MSTYAFMRWLESTPSRYDRGIRLLSRGRISSVYDRVAELAAGPGLRVLDVGCGTGGVTVACAARGAETIGIDRNAGMLEIATAKPAPAAGSVEWVELGAAEIEDRFDPGTFDAVVSCLTFSEMSPQERDYVLGIIHDRLRPGGRLIIADEVEPASCGARLLYRTLRMPVIAATWMLTQTTTHPVRDLADAVRRAGFVDVDEEHPWPAFVILSARRPS
- a CDS encoding 4Fe-4S dicluster domain-containing protein, translated to MSALDSVFDTALRFLPHRSKTGLFPIGNPDRSSPVVVTGNYTLTVRRVRKALQGENVWLLVADSKGINVWCAAGGGHLTHHDVIAALRTSRIADRVDHRELVLPQLSATGVERRRVEEATGWHVTWGPVHATDLPAFLRRGRHAVREERSVRFPLSDRLQMAVMWTAPMVPILWLILWPITGPLPALIDAASVTAIVLALFAGMPWLPLKTHRGLHVYGILALVGFGFGLALFAVAEAVTARNLIALAGACVIGTGIVSVDVAGSTPLLSSSVNPSDFKVELIADRCTGAAQCVLVCPRDVLVMNGHTHKVEIARPANCILCGACIVQCPEDALRFRFDDGRVVEPATVRTTRLNLLGKRTIGVP
- a CDS encoding ABC transporter permease, which gives rise to MTTRTLMARIVPPSVMGGRRARHLLERNFLVYRHAWIVIFSGFFEPLFYLFSIGIGLGKLVGDVVGPTGEPISYAAFVAPALLGAAAMNGAVYESTFNIFFKLKYAKIYDAVLATPMAPGDIAIGEITWSLFRGALYAAGFLVVMWIMGLMSSLWGLLAVPAALLLGFGFAAAGMAATSFMRSWQDFDLIQLVTLPLFLFSATFYPLSVYPEWLRWMAQLSPLYHGVVVIRSLTLGIFEWSMIYHIGFLVVMGLVGVVIAARRLEKLLLA
- a CDS encoding ABC transporter permease; the encoded protein is MAAAAIRVVEAHARVYRRTWRGSVISTFLSPVLYLLGMGVGLGTLVNRGAGTASIGIPYLAFLAPGLLAAAAMQTGAGDGSWPVMAGIKWTKTYFATLATPIRIPDLVIGHLGWVGIRMVFVSTVFVLVMAAFGAVAVGAGLLAVIPAVLTGLAFAAPVSGYAAWLKRDTGLSNLFRFGIVPMFLFSGTFFPITQLPGWMQPLAYAVPLWHGVELTRATALGLGTTFPPLVHVAYLLAWIVGGTLVAIHTFTRKLGQ
- a CDS encoding ATP-binding cassette domain-containing protein translates to MTGPLVFARALTKRFGDFTAVDAIDFAVEYGEAFGFLGPNGAGKTSTMRMIGAVSPVTEGMLRVLEMDPAKQGSLIRARLGVVPQEDNLDNELSVFENLLVYGRYFDLPRSVIIDRADELLEFAQLTERRDAQVENLSGGMKRRLTIARALINQPDVLLLDEPTTGLDPQARHALWDRLYRLKQGGVTLIITTHYMDEAEQLCDRLVVMDKAKIVAEGSPRTLIETHSTRDVVELRFPLGRQEEALPLLEGLSKRTEVLPDSVLLYTDDGDRTAAEVAKRGLKPETVVVRRSTLEDVFLRLTGRSLID